Proteins from a single region of Pirellulales bacterium:
- the mtaB gene encoding tRNA (N(6)-L-threonylcarbamoyladenosine(37)-C(2))-methylthiotransferase MtaB: MLSADHPSATPRLRTVTLGCKVNQYETELVRQGFIDAGYIDAVDDQFADLCLVNTCTVTHEGDSKSRQTIRQLAKQNPHSRIVVMGCYATRAPDEVAALPNVVQVITDKRELPDLLGRWGVAELPGGIQTFSHHQRAFIKVQDGCLLRCTFCIIPQVRPHVISRPPESILSEVRGLLAAGYHEFVLTGIHLGHYGVEQNAGKPKSEWLRLSRLLRQLMELDADLRIRLSSIECTEVTRELIDVCAANPVRIAPHFHICLQSGSAQVLRRMGRRWGPERFIARCQMLQRAIDLPAITTDIIVGFPGETDADFEETLAVARAVGFAKIHVFPYSPRRGTIAANFTDQVPAAVRQERVERLNALDADLRSAYLAKLRGHQLRVLVEQPVSGRPGWVYGTSCRYAVVECPGNISSQKQFLDVIAKGIQGSRLQGDVT, from the coding sequence ATGCTTAGTGCCGATCACCCATCCGCCACTCCCCGCCTGCGCACGGTCACCCTGGGTTGCAAAGTCAACCAGTACGAGACCGAATTGGTCCGCCAGGGATTTATCGACGCCGGATATATCGACGCGGTCGACGACCAATTCGCCGATCTTTGCCTGGTCAATACCTGCACCGTCACGCATGAAGGGGATTCTAAAAGCCGCCAAACGATCCGCCAATTGGCCAAACAAAATCCCCACTCCCGAATCGTGGTCATGGGTTGCTACGCCACGCGCGCCCCGGACGAAGTAGCGGCCCTGCCCAATGTCGTGCAAGTGATCACGGATAAGCGAGAGCTGCCGGATCTGCTGGGCCGGTGGGGAGTCGCGGAATTGCCTGGTGGAATTCAGACTTTTTCCCACCATCAGCGGGCTTTTATCAAGGTGCAAGATGGCTGCCTGTTACGCTGCACCTTTTGCATTATTCCCCAAGTTCGTCCCCATGTTATTAGCCGTCCGCCGGAAAGCATTTTGTCAGAGGTGCGGGGACTATTGGCCGCGGGATATCATGAATTTGTGCTGACCGGCATCCACCTGGGGCATTATGGCGTCGAACAAAATGCCGGCAAACCAAAGTCGGAATGGCTGCGGCTTTCTCGGCTATTGCGACAACTTATGGAACTTGACGCGGATCTGCGCATCCGTCTGAGCAGTATCGAATGCACGGAAGTTACGCGCGAATTGATCGATGTATGCGCGGCAAATCCCGTCCGAATCGCTCCGCATTTTCATATTTGTCTGCAAAGTGGTTCCGCCCAGGTCCTCAGGCGCATGGGGCGTCGCTGGGGTCCCGAACGCTTTATCGCCCGTTGTCAGATGCTCCAGCGGGCAATTGATCTGCCCGCGATTACCACGGATATTATCGTGGGTTTTCCCGGAGAAACCGACGCGGATTTTGAAGAGACCTTGGCGGTGGCCCGCGCGGTGGGTTTTGCCAAAATTCACGTTTTTCCCTATAGCCCCCGTCGCGGGACGATCGCGGCAAATTTTACCGATCAAGTGCCCGCGGCGGTCCGCCAAGAACGCGTGGAACGGCTGAATGCGCTGGATGCCGACTTGCGATCGGCTTACCTGGCGAAACTGCGGGGCCATCAACTACGCGTCCTGGTGGAACAACCCGTTTCTGGCCGTCCCGGCTGGGTGTACGGCACGAGTTGCCGATACGCCGTGGTGGAGTGCCCCGGCAACATATCCAGCCAAAAGCAGTTTTTGGATGTGATTGCAAAAGGTATCCAGGGGAGCCGGCTGCAGGGGGATGTAACATAG
- a CDS encoding beta-ketoacyl-[acyl-carrier-protein] synthase family protein — MPNLPQPDDWRIVITGIGLTAPNGNSLAEFRQALLNGRSGVSPYEIRYIGATLAGICHFDELRYQKKKDLRRGTRAGSIAIYCAQEALADSRINWEKLDKSRVGVYLGITEHGNVETETEVYNLSQFNYDVKFWTHHHNPRTVANNPAGEVTLNLGITGPHYTIGAACAAGNAGLIQGAQQLQLGEIDVAFAGGVSESIHTFGIFAGFQSQGALASHTDPAQASRPFDLARNGIVVAEGGCVYLLERYRDALSRGATIYGELVGYAINSDATDPVLPNPQRQEECVRGALRRANLRPEQIDIVSTHATGTTAGDIHECQALRNVFGESEKTWINNTKSFIGHAMGAAGTLELAGNLPSFTDRLVHPTINVTQLDPECALPGLVINQPREVPQVNYILNNSFGMLGINSVVIIKRWSSDVNSGT, encoded by the coding sequence ATGCCCAACCTGCCCCAGCCTGATGATTGGCGTATTGTGATAACGGGTATCGGTTTGACCGCCCCTAATGGCAATTCCCTGGCTGAATTTCGCCAGGCTTTATTAAATGGCCGTTCCGGAGTTTCCCCGTACGAAATTCGCTATATAGGGGCGACCTTGGCGGGGATTTGTCATTTCGACGAACTGCGGTACCAAAAAAAGAAAGATTTGCGTCGCGGTACTCGCGCGGGAAGCATTGCCATTTATTGTGCCCAAGAGGCCTTGGCGGATAGCCGCATCAACTGGGAAAAGCTGGATAAATCGAGGGTAGGAGTCTATTTGGGGATCACGGAGCACGGTAATGTCGAAACCGAGACCGAGGTCTATAATTTATCACAATTCAACTATGACGTGAAATTTTGGACCCACCACCACAACCCCCGGACGGTGGCCAACAATCCCGCGGGCGAGGTGACGCTTAACCTGGGGATTACCGGACCGCACTATACGATCGGGGCGGCCTGCGCGGCGGGAAACGCCGGGCTGATCCAGGGGGCGCAGCAACTGCAATTAGGCGAAATTGACGTGGCGTTTGCGGGTGGGGTCTCGGAAAGTATCCACACTTTTGGTATCTTTGCTGGTTTCCAAAGCCAAGGGGCCTTGGCCAGCCATACCGATCCCGCCCAAGCCAGTCGACCGTTTGATTTGGCCCGGAACGGGATTGTGGTGGCGGAGGGGGGTTGTGTGTACCTGCTGGAGCGGTACCGTGACGCGCTTTCCCGCGGAGCCACCATATATGGCGAATTAGTGGGGTACGCGATCAATAGCGACGCGACCGATCCGGTCTTGCCCAATCCCCAACGGCAGGAAGAATGTGTGCGGGGGGCGTTGCGGCGGGCAAATTTGCGTCCGGAGCAGATCGACATTGTCAGCACGCATGCCACCGGCACGACGGCTGGCGACATCCATGAATGCCAGGCCCTGCGAAATGTGTTTGGTGAGAGCGAAAAAACCTGGATTAACAATACCAAAAGTTTTATCGGCCACGCGATGGGAGCGGCGGGAACCCTGGAGCTGGCTGGTAATTTGCCGTCATTTACTGATCGCCTGGTACACCCCACGATTAACGTCACGCAGCTTGATCCCGAATGTGCCCTCCCGGGGTTGGTCATAAATCAGCCGCGCGAGGTTCCCCAAGTGAATTACATCCTTAATAATTCGTTCGGCATGTTGGGAATCAACTCGGTGGTGATTATCAAGCGCTGGTCCTCCGACGTAAATTCGGGAACTTAG
- a CDS encoding acyl carrier protein gives MQAAAIRNVILEILSDIVPDEDLSQLNDSVAFREQMELDSMDFLDIVMELRKRYRIQIPEEDYPHLATMAGTVQYLEPLMKDIS, from the coding sequence ATGCAGGCCGCAGCGATACGCAACGTCATTTTGGAGATTTTGTCGGATATTGTGCCCGATGAAGACCTCAGCCAGCTAAACGATAGCGTCGCGTTTCGCGAGCAGATGGAACTGGACAGCATGGACTTTTTGGATATTGTGATGGAGCTGCGCAAGCGTTACCGCATCCAAATCCCCGAGGAGGATTACCCCCACCTGGCCACCATGGCGGGGACCGTCCAGTATTTGGAACCCCTGATGAAGGATATCTCCTAG
- a CDS encoding NAD(P)/FAD-dependent oxidoreductase, whose protein sequence is MYDCLIIGAGMSGLAAGIRCAHFGLRVAILERHTTIGGLNSFYRLAGRNYDVGLHAVTNFTPRGTKKGPLARLLRQLRFSWEDLELAPQLGSAIAFPDCRLRFCNDPALLVEEVAHAFPGEVDGLRRLMADLPDYDDLRPELSTISARARVAEYLRDPLLREMLFCPLMYYGSARAHDMDWGQFAIMFRSVLLEGFARPRDGVRVILKLLTRRFKELGGELRLRTGVSKINLVENRVVGVTLDDGTQLSTKMVLSSAGWHETARLCADIGDGSQVDTRDHSHPLAAGHPGDLTFIESISVLDCQPRDLGYNDTIVFFNDSPIFDYARPLSALADVRSGVICSPNNYAYAEGDLPEGIMRITALANFDHWASLEPAAYAGAKQTWYEQMVASAVRFVPDFRPRVIATDMFTPTTIRRFTGHDNGAVYGLPEKLASGQTPIPGLYVCGTDQGWVGIVGSMVSGIMMANQYALAASG, encoded by the coding sequence ATGTACGATTGCCTGATTATTGGCGCGGGAATGTCGGGCTTGGCGGCGGGGATTCGGTGTGCGCATTTTGGCTTGCGGGTCGCGATTCTCGAGCGGCACACCACGATTGGCGGGCTAAATTCGTTTTATCGCCTAGCGGGCAGAAATTATGATGTCGGCCTGCACGCAGTGACAAATTTCACTCCCCGCGGCACAAAAAAAGGCCCCCTGGCCCGGTTGTTGCGACAACTGCGATTTTCCTGGGAAGATCTGGAACTTGCCCCGCAGTTAGGTTCCGCGATTGCCTTTCCCGATTGTCGCTTGCGCTTTTGTAATGATCCAGCTTTGCTGGTCGAAGAAGTCGCCCATGCCTTTCCCGGCGAAGTGGACGGCCTACGGCGCTTGATGGCGGATCTGCCCGACTATGACGATCTGCGCCCCGAGTTGTCCACCATCAGCGCGCGGGCCCGAGTGGCCGAGTATCTGCGCGACCCGCTGTTGCGGGAAATGCTTTTTTGCCCGCTGATGTACTATGGCTCGGCCCGGGCGCACGACATGGATTGGGGGCAATTTGCGATCATGTTTCGCAGCGTGCTGCTGGAGGGTTTTGCCCGCCCCCGGGATGGCGTGCGTGTTATCCTGAAACTGTTAACCCGCCGCTTTAAGGAATTGGGGGGGGAACTGCGGCTGCGCACGGGGGTGTCAAAAATCAACCTTGTGGAAAATCGCGTGGTCGGCGTGACGCTCGACGATGGGACGCAACTTTCCACAAAGATGGTGCTCTCGTCCGCTGGTTGGCACGAAACCGCGCGGCTGTGCGCGGATATTGGCGATGGCTCTCAAGTCGATACGCGGGACCATTCCCACCCATTGGCCGCCGGTCATCCGGGAGACTTGACATTCATCGAAAGCATCTCGGTCCTGGACTGCCAGCCCCGCGACCTGGGCTATAACGATACGATTGTCTTTTTTAATGATAGCCCGATCTTTGATTATGCCCGTCCATTGTCCGCTCTGGCCGATGTGCGCAGCGGGGTGATTTGCTCGCCCAACAACTATGCCTATGCCGAGGGAGACCTGCCGGAAGGAATCATGCGGATCACGGCCCTGGCAAACTTTGATCATTGGGCGTCGCTGGAACCGGCGGCTTATGCGGGGGCCAAACAAACCTGGTACGAGCAAATGGTCGCCAGCGCGGTCCGTTTTGTACCGGATTTTCGGCCCCGGGTGATCGCCACGGATATGTTCACGCCGACGACAATACGCCGCTTTACCGGCCATGACAATGGCGCGGTATATGGCCTGCCAGAAAAGCTGGCCAGCGGACAAACGCCGATCCCGGGACTTTATGTCTGCGGGACCGACCAAGGCTGGGTGGGGATCGTGGGGAGCATGGTCAGCGGCATCATGATGGCCAACCAATACGCGTTAGCGGCAAGTGGCTAA